In a genomic window of Streptomyces roseoviridis:
- the murJ gene encoding murein biosynthesis integral membrane protein MurJ, which produces MNAPYDGDRGQGADGTAPSGGTPAAPAPGHAPVPPPQQGTPDPYAPDQPDTYAQDPYVQDAYSHDPYRARDLSAQDPVTEALYDRAAHPPPPPGTYADPQSLYQQPAAPPHAPDPRVWAQTPAPEPDGPSRHLPYGDDARTVQFTGVDDLVTRAGEEEPEPDAFAHLYRDQQASGQVPPPSPEPNPMPAPAPKKAGRASGLLKSSAVMAAGTLVSRLTGFVRSLVITGALGAALLGDTFTVAYTLPTMIYILTVGGGLNSVFVPQLVRSMKNDADGGEAYANRLLTLVMVALGAIVAIAVFAAPLLIQLMSHTIADDAAANSVAVTFARYCLPTIFFMGVHVVMGQILNARGKFGAMMWTPVLNNVVMIATFGLFIWVYGTSAESRMGVQTIPDEGIRLLGIGTLLGLAVQALAMIPYLRETGFRFRPRFDWKGQGLGKTIKLAKWTVLFVLANQAGVLVVTQLATAAGEESGRNGAGFLAYSNAQLIWGMPQAIITVSVMAALLPRISRAASDDDPGAVRDDISQGLRNSAVAIVPVSFAFLALGVPMCTLLYASSGVEAARGMGFILMAFGLGLIPYSVQYVVLRGFYAYEDTRTPFYNTVIVAAVNAAASAACYFVLPAQWAVVGMAASYGLAYAVGVGVAWRRLRNRLGGDLDGAHVMRTYARLCLASLPAAVIAGAAGFGLLKVLGEGALGSLVALFVGMAVLLGVFFVAAKRMRIAELNSMVGMVRGRLGR; this is translated from the coding sequence ATGAACGCGCCGTACGACGGTGACCGCGGTCAAGGCGCGGACGGCACCGCGCCGTCCGGTGGAACGCCCGCGGCCCCCGCGCCCGGCCACGCGCCGGTGCCGCCGCCGCAGCAGGGCACCCCGGATCCGTACGCACCGGACCAGCCGGACACCTACGCCCAGGACCCCTACGTCCAGGACGCCTACAGCCACGACCCCTACCGGGCGCGGGACCTGTCCGCCCAGGATCCGGTCACCGAGGCGCTGTACGACCGCGCCGCGCACCCGCCGCCACCGCCGGGCACCTACGCCGACCCGCAGTCGCTCTACCAGCAGCCGGCCGCGCCCCCGCACGCGCCGGACCCCCGGGTCTGGGCCCAGACGCCCGCCCCCGAGCCCGACGGGCCCTCGCGCCACCTGCCGTACGGCGACGACGCCCGCACGGTCCAGTTCACCGGTGTCGACGACCTGGTGACACGGGCGGGGGAGGAGGAGCCCGAGCCCGACGCCTTCGCACACCTGTACCGGGACCAGCAGGCGTCCGGCCAGGTGCCCCCGCCGTCCCCGGAGCCGAACCCCATGCCCGCGCCCGCCCCGAAGAAGGCCGGCCGTGCCTCCGGGCTGCTCAAGTCGAGCGCCGTGATGGCGGCCGGCACCCTCGTCTCCCGCCTGACCGGCTTCGTCCGCAGCCTGGTGATCACGGGTGCCCTCGGCGCCGCGCTGCTCGGTGACACCTTCACCGTCGCCTACACCCTGCCGACGATGATCTACATCCTCACCGTCGGCGGCGGCCTCAACTCGGTGTTCGTACCGCAGCTGGTCCGGTCGATGAAGAACGACGCGGACGGCGGCGAGGCGTACGCCAACCGTCTGCTCACCCTCGTCATGGTCGCCCTGGGCGCCATCGTCGCCATCGCCGTGTTCGCGGCACCGCTGCTGATCCAGCTGATGTCCCACACCATCGCCGACGACGCGGCGGCCAACAGCGTCGCCGTCACCTTCGCCCGCTACTGCCTGCCCACCATCTTCTTCATGGGCGTGCACGTGGTGATGGGTCAGATCCTCAACGCACGTGGCAAGTTCGGCGCGATGATGTGGACCCCGGTCCTCAACAACGTCGTCATGATCGCCACGTTCGGGCTGTTCATCTGGGTCTACGGCACCTCCGCCGAGTCCCGGATGGGCGTCCAGACCATCCCCGACGAGGGCATTCGCCTGCTCGGCATCGGCACGCTGCTCGGCCTGGCCGTCCAGGCGCTCGCGATGATCCCGTACCTGCGCGAGACCGGTTTCCGCTTCCGCCCGCGCTTCGACTGGAAGGGCCAGGGCCTCGGGAAGACCATCAAGCTGGCCAAGTGGACGGTGCTCTTCGTCCTCGCCAACCAGGCCGGTGTCCTGGTCGTCACCCAGCTCGCCACCGCGGCCGGTGAGGAGTCCGGCAGGAACGGCGCCGGCTTCCTCGCGTACTCCAACGCGCAGCTGATCTGGGGCATGCCGCAGGCCATCATCACCGTCTCGGTCATGGCCGCGCTGCTGCCGCGGATCTCCCGCGCCGCGTCCGACGACGACCCGGGCGCCGTCCGCGACGACATCTCGCAGGGCCTGCGCAACTCGGCCGTGGCCATCGTCCCGGTCTCGTTCGCCTTCCTGGCGCTCGGCGTCCCGATGTGCACCTTGCTCTACGCCTCCAGCGGCGTCGAGGCCGCCCGCGGCATGGGCTTCATCCTCATGGCCTTCGGCCTCGGTCTGATCCCCTACTCCGTCCAGTACGTCGTCCTGCGCGGCTTCTACGCCTACGAGGACACCCGGACGCCCTTCTACAACACCGTCATCGTCGCCGCCGTCAACGCGGCGGCCTCGGCCGCCTGTTACTTCGTGCTGCCCGCCCAGTGGGCGGTCGTCGGCATGGCCGCCTCCTACGGCCTCGCCTACGCCGTCGGTGTCGGCGTCGCCTGGCGCCGCCTGCGCAACCGGCTCGGCGGCGACCTCGACGGCGCCCACGTGATGCGCACCTACGCCCGCCTGTGCCTGGCCTCGCTGCCCGCGGCGGTCATCGCCGGAGCAGCCGGTTTCGGCCTCCTGAAGGTGCTCGGCGAAGGCGCCCTCGGTTCGCTCGTCGCCCTGTTCGTCGGCATGGCGGTCCTGCTCGGCGTCTTCTTCGTGGCGGCCAAGCGCATGCGGATCGCGGAGCTCAACTCCATGGTCGGCATGGTCCGCGGGCGGCTCGGACGCTAG